In Rutidosis leptorrhynchoides isolate AG116_Rl617_1_P2 chromosome 2, CSIRO_AGI_Rlap_v1, whole genome shotgun sequence, one genomic interval encodes:
- the LOC139891477 gene encoding uncharacterized protein isoform X1, which yields MGSSSSKSIDPEPPAMTAGSRRSYSRNVFQASCIQTTSGSSDTNSDMEDDVNNTDIEDDQISNHRSKENDTEGNRSNMSTCTSKSKGILNLNKKVETKLTDKRTVYQETNLSEWGESSLSGGVSRNGTGSLRNRSSRFLSRFSFFPGNTSSRSTRAYPESSTSSMISNDDDLHSSRIVNKTKNRQGCELFPCFIPTSLGPQDENSDSDSDDSDVSSIRELGRNSNNNGTELNVNPLSPRNSNRPREPVEQNVRFSRTLSVGRLRDRVLHRPTFPELAPFSMQPESETVSGSEVRELGSRLSNENVMTSATSSSYTSSTMPNSLYGNRDFEVENLSVRDTSYTNLLEHRANYLERRRRIRSQVHALQRMGSRFENLSGHERSCILSGQHRTGHCTCRLNNQDPNDGVNARGSISRIVLLAEALFEVLDEIHQQSVVSTSRPALSSIGSVPAPIEVVDALPVKLYRKLPKHLNEDDAQCYICLVEYENGDEVRVLPCHHEFHRLCIDKWLKEIHRICPLCRRDVCKSGSLPAEL from the exons ATGGGATCGAGTAGTAGTAAATCTATTGATCCTGAACCGCCGGCGATGACGGCGGGTAGTCGCCGGAGTTATTCAAGAAATGTGTTTCAAGCATCTTGTATTCAAACCACATCTGGATCTTCAGATACCAATAGTGATATGGAAGATGATGTTAATAATACGGATATTGAGGATGACCAG ATATCTAATCATAGGTCCAAAGAAAATGATACGGAAGGCAATCGTTCAAACATGAGTACATGTACATCAAAGTCGAAAGGTATATTAAACCTGAACAAAAAAGTCGAAACTAAACTAACTGATAAAAGGACAGTGTATCAAGAAACAAATCTTAGTGAATGGGGCGAATCAAGCCTAAGTGGTGGTGTGTCGAGAAACGGGACTGGATCTTTGCGTAACCGCTCAAGTCGTTTCCTTTCTCGATTTAGTTTTTTTCCCGGTAATACAAGTTCCCGTTCCACAAGGGCTTATCCAGAGTCTTCTACAAGTTCTATGATATCCAATGATGATGATCTTCATTCTAGTCGTATTGTGAATAAAACTAAAAACCGTCAAGGGTGTGAGCTTTTCCCGTGTTTTATACCAACGTCTCTCGGACCACAAGATGAAAATTCGGATTCCGATTCAGATGATAGTGATGTAAGCTCTATTCGCGAATTAGGTCGGAATAGTAATAACAATGGAACCGAATTAAATGTGAACCCATTGTCTCCAAGAAATAGTAATAGGCCCCGAGAGCCCGTTGAACAAAATGTTAGGTTTAGTAGAACGTTAAGTGTTGGAAGATTGCGTGACCGAGTTCTTCATAGACCGACGTTTCCTGAATTAGCGCCTTTTTCTATGCAACCGGAAAGCGAAACGGTGAGTGGTAGTGAAGTTCGTGAATTGGGGTCACGGTTGTCTAATGAAAATGTGATGACATCAGCAACTTCGTCTAGTTATACATCGTCCACCATGCCTAACTCTTTGTATGGGAATCGTGATTTTGAGGTTGAAAATTTGAGTGTGAGAGACACGAGCTATACTAACCTTTTGGAACACAGAGCAAACTATCTTGAACGAAGAAGGCGAATAAGATCACAG GTACATGCATTACAGAGGATGGGAAGCCGTTTTGAGAATCTGTCTGGTCATGAACGGTCTTGTATATTGTCTGGTCAACATCGAACGGGACATTGTACATGTCGCCTAAATAATCAAGATCCAAATGATGGTGTGAATGCTAGAGGTAGCATATCAAGAATTGTTTTATTGGCTGAAGCTCTCTTTGAG gttttggATGAAATTCACCAGCAATCTGTAGTTTCTACGTCTCGACCTGCACTGTCTTCAATCGGATCGGTTCCCGCCCCAATTGAAGTTGTGGACGCACTTCCTGTTAAGCTGTACCGCAAGTTGCCAAAGCATTTAAACGAAGATGATGCACA GTGTTACATCTGCCTTGTTGAATATGAGAACGGAGATGAAGTTAGGGTGCTGCCATGTCATCATGAGTTTCATAGATTATGCATCGACAAATGGCTCAaggaaattcacag GATTTGCCCGTTATGTCGTCGGGACGTTTGTAAAAGTGGATCATTGCCTGCCGAGTTGTGA
- the LOC139891477 gene encoding uncharacterized protein isoform X2, whose translation MGSSSSKSIDPEPPAMTAGSRRSYSRNVFQASCIQTTSGSSDTNSDMEDDVNNTDIEDDQISNHRSKENDTEGNRSNMSTCTSKSKGILNLNKKVETKLTDKRTVYQETNLSEWGESSLSGGVSRNGTGSLRNRSSRFLSRFSFFPGNTSSRSTRAYPESSTSSMISNDDDLHSSRIVNKTKNRQGCELFPCFIPTSLGPQDENSDSDSDDSDVSSIRELGRNSNNNGTELNVNPLSPRNSNRPREPVEQNVRFSRTLSVGRLRDRVLHRPTFPELAPFSMQPESETVSGSEVRELGSRLSNENVMTSATSSSYTSSTMPNSLYGNRDFEVENLSVRDTSYTNLLEHRANYLERRRRIRSQVHALQRMGSRFENLSGHERSCILSGQHRTGHCTCRLNNQDPNDGVNARGSISRIVLLAEALFEQSVVSTSRPALSSIGSVPAPIEVVDALPVKLYRKLPKHLNEDDAQCYICLVEYENGDEVRVLPCHHEFHRLCIDKWLKEIHRICPLCRRDVCKSGSLPAEL comes from the exons ATGGGATCGAGTAGTAGTAAATCTATTGATCCTGAACCGCCGGCGATGACGGCGGGTAGTCGCCGGAGTTATTCAAGAAATGTGTTTCAAGCATCTTGTATTCAAACCACATCTGGATCTTCAGATACCAATAGTGATATGGAAGATGATGTTAATAATACGGATATTGAGGATGACCAG ATATCTAATCATAGGTCCAAAGAAAATGATACGGAAGGCAATCGTTCAAACATGAGTACATGTACATCAAAGTCGAAAGGTATATTAAACCTGAACAAAAAAGTCGAAACTAAACTAACTGATAAAAGGACAGTGTATCAAGAAACAAATCTTAGTGAATGGGGCGAATCAAGCCTAAGTGGTGGTGTGTCGAGAAACGGGACTGGATCTTTGCGTAACCGCTCAAGTCGTTTCCTTTCTCGATTTAGTTTTTTTCCCGGTAATACAAGTTCCCGTTCCACAAGGGCTTATCCAGAGTCTTCTACAAGTTCTATGATATCCAATGATGATGATCTTCATTCTAGTCGTATTGTGAATAAAACTAAAAACCGTCAAGGGTGTGAGCTTTTCCCGTGTTTTATACCAACGTCTCTCGGACCACAAGATGAAAATTCGGATTCCGATTCAGATGATAGTGATGTAAGCTCTATTCGCGAATTAGGTCGGAATAGTAATAACAATGGAACCGAATTAAATGTGAACCCATTGTCTCCAAGAAATAGTAATAGGCCCCGAGAGCCCGTTGAACAAAATGTTAGGTTTAGTAGAACGTTAAGTGTTGGAAGATTGCGTGACCGAGTTCTTCATAGACCGACGTTTCCTGAATTAGCGCCTTTTTCTATGCAACCGGAAAGCGAAACGGTGAGTGGTAGTGAAGTTCGTGAATTGGGGTCACGGTTGTCTAATGAAAATGTGATGACATCAGCAACTTCGTCTAGTTATACATCGTCCACCATGCCTAACTCTTTGTATGGGAATCGTGATTTTGAGGTTGAAAATTTGAGTGTGAGAGACACGAGCTATACTAACCTTTTGGAACACAGAGCAAACTATCTTGAACGAAGAAGGCGAATAAGATCACAG GTACATGCATTACAGAGGATGGGAAGCCGTTTTGAGAATCTGTCTGGTCATGAACGGTCTTGTATATTGTCTGGTCAACATCGAACGGGACATTGTACATGTCGCCTAAATAATCAAGATCCAAATGATGGTGTGAATGCTAGAGGTAGCATATCAAGAATTGTTTTATTGGCTGAAGCTCTCTTTGAG CAATCTGTAGTTTCTACGTCTCGACCTGCACTGTCTTCAATCGGATCGGTTCCCGCCCCAATTGAAGTTGTGGACGCACTTCCTGTTAAGCTGTACCGCAAGTTGCCAAAGCATTTAAACGAAGATGATGCACA GTGTTACATCTGCCTTGTTGAATATGAGAACGGAGATGAAGTTAGGGTGCTGCCATGTCATCATGAGTTTCATAGATTATGCATCGACAAATGGCTCAaggaaattcacag GATTTGCCCGTTATGTCGTCGGGACGTTTGTAAAAGTGGATCATTGCCTGCCGAGTTGTGA